The proteins below come from a single Portunus trituberculatus isolate SZX2019 chromosome 34, ASM1759143v1, whole genome shotgun sequence genomic window:
- the LOC123512779 gene encoding glycerophosphocholine cholinephosphodiesterase ENPP6-like: MSRVAAVVVMVVVVAQSSLATNDNSLIMILVDGFRWDYTSVHGAGTQLLGFHHFHTDGTRAEYVRPAYPSNSFPNWHTISTGLYPEWHGIIGNLFYDLEKDKTFYLMDYNATRDPRWWGDAEPIWTTAIDNGLPTAFFQWYRCDVQRGTGSDLPWYCEWYEYDATGSVHKLPKRLSRAVEMIDKEGYRLVMVYEGGVDTMGHYKGPLSPEVAAAVRDVDQALQGLWRRLEERGIMNSTNVVVVSDHGMTQVKDGSLQEVEVGQCLQEDEVQVVVNDSSYLILEPAPGRSEQVVERLNSCPEVKHKIKAFLKESVPTRYHYKAHRFIMKVVVIAEKGYTMIVNKAAPSIKVLSHDLSSYFGNHGFDDTQGHHPDMRGVLYAAGPAFARGRTAGPVEQVDVYGLLCHALQLTCHANNGTPAHIAPFLATPSSPNTPDTWSTGSVSPYIFTTAAAILLLFFYYGSAFH, encoded by the exons ATGTCGAGagtagcggcggtggtggtgatggtggtggtggtggcgcagtCTTCATTAGCCACCAATGACAACAGTTTGATTATGATTCTTGTTGATGG GTTTCGGTGGGATTACACTTCGGTGCACGGCGCGGGGACACAACTTCTGGggtttcatcattttcacacggATGGCACCAGAGCTGAATACGTGCGCCCGGCCTATCCCTCCAATTCCTTTCCAAACTGGCACACTATTTCTACCG GCTTGTATCCAGAGTGGCATGGAATCATCGGGAACTTATTTTACGATCTCGAGAAAGACAAGACGTTTTATCTTATGGACTACAACGCCACGAGAGacccgcggtggtggggggacGCGGAGCCCATCTGGACTACTGCTATCGACAACGGCCTGCCAACTGCCTTCTTCCAGTGGTACAG GTGTGACGTGCAGCGAGGGACAGGAAGCGATCTACCATGGTACTGTGAGTGGTACGAGTATGACGCAACGGGAAGCGTTCATAAGCTGCCCAAGAGACTGTCCCGGGCCGTGGAGATGATTGATAAGGAGGGCTACAGGCTGGTCATG GTGTACGAGGGCGGCGTGGACACAATGGGACACTACAAAGGCCCGCTGTCCCCCGAGGTGGCTGCCGCGGTGAGGGACGTGGACCAGGCGCTGCAGGGACTGTGGCGCCgcctggaggagagagggataatGAACTCG ACAAACGTAGTGGTAGTGAGTGACCACGGTATGACGCAAGTGAAGGACGGCAGCctgcaggaggtggaggtgggccAGTGTCTGCAGGAGGAcgaggtgcaggtggtggtgaatgacAGCAGCTACCTTATCCTTGAACCCGCACCTGGTAGGAGCGAACAg GTGGTTGAGAGACTGAATTCCTGCCCAGAGGTAAAGCACAAAATCAAGGCGTTCCTGAAGGAGAGCGTCCCGACTCGTTACCACTACAAGGCCCACAGATTCataatgaaggtggtggtgatcgctgagaaag gatatacaatgattgttaataaAGCGGCGCCAAGTATTAAGGTTCTATCGCATGACTTATCATCGTACTTTGGCAACCATGGTTTTGACGACACTCAGGGACACCATCCAGATATGAGGGGGGTGTTGTACGCAGCGGGGCCAG ccttcgcCAGGGGCCGGACAGCAGGGCCAGTGGAACAAGTAGACGTGTATGGGTTACTCTGCCATGCGCTCCAGCTAACCTGCCACGCTAACAACGGCACGCCAGCACACATCGCGCCCTTCCTCGCCACGCCCTCATCACCCAACACCCCCGACACCTGGAGTACTGGGAGTGTTTCTCCCTACATCTTCACCACCGCTGCagccattctcctccttttcttctactatGGCAGCGCATTTCACTAA
- the LOC123512777 gene encoding polyadenylate-binding protein 5-like isoform X1 gives MECSDFGLPRRHGNLIDLNPVNGNLINIKPINGNLIDVNARNGELMDVKEIGVVENGVVVGRKAHLQERLDRLEVLYRDTRQELEATRETLTRFQPLQPPGPTHALWPGGAIHSSCTTSATPGLEDTKIYEGGGSSSGGGGYGGSSGGTFKIFVGNLSDLTSPTDLREAFGHFGVVVEADVLKNYGFVHMLGEEEGLRAITALNGRMLNGKPLIVAVSTCGRRSNDHSSHYRDSKPERHRHGGSSSGGSSSGSGSNFKIFVGNLSHCATSADIRNLFEQYGTIAEADVITARGVKTYGFVHMVSRVDGEAAIAALNGYVLHGRPMVVAASTGTRRFGPQRIKIFVGNVSAQTTTQELRNLFQSYGNVVEADILSNYAFVHMDNISQGKRAIRELDGYELHGSPLSVQESRSQPFQHSPSPLPPAEPQFNRAPASHPQNYYREPPPPDPCPPPAALYEPQYSRPPSYYRGRYDPYLPLPAPHHARGWGEEHRENYYERYPDQPPPNLDYGCPPQPPSPPRYNSQRPF, from the exons ATGGAGTGCAGTGACTTTGGCCTACCAAGGAGACATGGGAACCTGATTGACCTGAACCCAGTAAATGGAAACTTGATCAATATAAAACCCATAAATGGAAACTTGATAGATGTGAACGCCCGCAATGGGGAGCTAATGGACGTGAAGGAAATCGGAGTGGTGGAGAACGGGGTGGTGGTAGGACGCAAAGCTCATCTCCAGGAGCGTCTTGACCGCCTCGAGGTGCTCTACCGTGACACTCGACAGGAACTGGAGGCAACTCGTGAG ACCCTTACGAGGTTCCAGCCTCTGCAGCCGCCGGGCCCCACACATGCCCTTTGGCCAGGTGGGGCGATACACAGCTCCTGCACCACGTCAGCCACACCAGGCCTTGAGGACACTAAAATCTATGAG ggaggaggcagcagcagcggcggcggaggTTATGGCGGGAGCAGTGGTGGAACTTTTAAGATTTTTGTCGGCAACTTGAGTGACCTGACCAGTCCTACTGACCTGCGCGAAGCCTTTGGACACttcggggtggtggtggaggctgatGTGCTGAAGAATTACGGGTTTGTGCACAtgttaggagaggaggagggactgcGCGCCATCACAGCTCTCAATGGCAGGATGTTGAATGGAAAG CCACTGATTGTTGCTGTCTCAACCTGTGGCCGGCGGTCTAACGATCACTCTTCCCACTACAGAGACTCAAAG CCTGAGAGGCACAGACATGgaggcagcagtagtggtggaagCAGCAGTGGATCAGGCTCCAACTTCAAGATCTTTGTAGGCAATTTGAGTCACTGTGCCACTAGTGCAGACATCAGGAACTTGTTTGAGCAGTACGGGACCATTGCTGAGGCCGATGTCATCACTGCTAGGGGTGTGAAGACCTATGGCTTTGTCCACATGGTGTCTCGTGTTGATGGGGAGGCTGCCATTGCTGCTCTCAACGGCTACGTTCTGCATGGAAGG CCTATGGTGGTAGCAGCCTCCACAGGGACACGGAGATTTGGGCCGCAGAGGATAAAGATCTTTGTGGGAAATGTGAGCGCCCAGACAACAACACAGGAGCTGCGCAACCTCTTCCAGTCCTATGGCAATGTGGTGGAGGCCGACATCCTCAGTAACTACGCTTTTGTG CACATGGACAACATAAGTCAGGGCAAGAGGGCCATCCGTGAGCTGGATGGATATGAACTGCACGGGTCACCCCTCTCGGTCCAAGAGTCCCGCAGTCAGCCCTTCCaacactcaccctctcccctgccCCCTGCTGAACCCCAGTTCAATAGGGCCCCTGCCAGCCACCCCCAGAACTACTACAGGGAGCCACCCCCACCAGATCCCTGCCCACCCCCAGCTGCCTTGTATGAGCCCCAGTACAGCCGCCCTCCAAGCTATTACAGGGGACGCTACGACCCCTACCTTCCCCTGCCAGCACCTCACCATGCCAGGGGCTGGGGTGAGGAACACAGG GAGAATTACTACGAGCGCTACCCAGACCAGCCGCCTCCGAACCTGGACTACGGCTGCCCTCCTCAGCCTCCCTCCCCGCCACG GTACAACAGCCAGCGACCTTTCTAA
- the LOC123512777 gene encoding RNA-binding protein lark-like isoform X2 — MECSDFGLPRRHGNLIDLNPVNGNLINIKPINGNLIDVNARNGELMDVKEIGVVENGVVVGRKAHLQERLDRLEVLYRDTRQELEATREGGGSSSGGGGYGGSSGGTFKIFVGNLSDLTSPTDLREAFGHFGVVVEADVLKNYGFVHMLGEEEGLRAITALNGRMLNGKPLIVAVSTCGRRSNDHSSHYRDSKPERHRHGGSSSGGSSSGSGSNFKIFVGNLSHCATSADIRNLFEQYGTIAEADVITARGVKTYGFVHMVSRVDGEAAIAALNGYVLHGRPMVVAASTGTRRFGPQRIKIFVGNVSAQTTTQELRNLFQSYGNVVEADILSNYAFVHMDNISQGKRAIRELDGYELHGSPLSVQESRSQPFQHSPSPLPPAEPQFNRAPASHPQNYYREPPPPDPCPPPAALYEPQYSRPPSYYRGRYDPYLPLPAPHHARGWGEEHRENYYERYPDQPPPNLDYGCPPQPPSPPRYNSQRPF, encoded by the exons ATGGAGTGCAGTGACTTTGGCCTACCAAGGAGACATGGGAACCTGATTGACCTGAACCCAGTAAATGGAAACTTGATCAATATAAAACCCATAAATGGAAACTTGATAGATGTGAACGCCCGCAATGGGGAGCTAATGGACGTGAAGGAAATCGGAGTGGTGGAGAACGGGGTGGTGGTAGGACGCAAAGCTCATCTCCAGGAGCGTCTTGACCGCCTCGAGGTGCTCTACCGTGACACTCGACAGGAACTGGAGGCAACTCGTGAG ggaggaggcagcagcagcggcggcggaggTTATGGCGGGAGCAGTGGTGGAACTTTTAAGATTTTTGTCGGCAACTTGAGTGACCTGACCAGTCCTACTGACCTGCGCGAAGCCTTTGGACACttcggggtggtggtggaggctgatGTGCTGAAGAATTACGGGTTTGTGCACAtgttaggagaggaggagggactgcGCGCCATCACAGCTCTCAATGGCAGGATGTTGAATGGAAAG CCACTGATTGTTGCTGTCTCAACCTGTGGCCGGCGGTCTAACGATCACTCTTCCCACTACAGAGACTCAAAG CCTGAGAGGCACAGACATGgaggcagcagtagtggtggaagCAGCAGTGGATCAGGCTCCAACTTCAAGATCTTTGTAGGCAATTTGAGTCACTGTGCCACTAGTGCAGACATCAGGAACTTGTTTGAGCAGTACGGGACCATTGCTGAGGCCGATGTCATCACTGCTAGGGGTGTGAAGACCTATGGCTTTGTCCACATGGTGTCTCGTGTTGATGGGGAGGCTGCCATTGCTGCTCTCAACGGCTACGTTCTGCATGGAAGG CCTATGGTGGTAGCAGCCTCCACAGGGACACGGAGATTTGGGCCGCAGAGGATAAAGATCTTTGTGGGAAATGTGAGCGCCCAGACAACAACACAGGAGCTGCGCAACCTCTTCCAGTCCTATGGCAATGTGGTGGAGGCCGACATCCTCAGTAACTACGCTTTTGTG CACATGGACAACATAAGTCAGGGCAAGAGGGCCATCCGTGAGCTGGATGGATATGAACTGCACGGGTCACCCCTCTCGGTCCAAGAGTCCCGCAGTCAGCCCTTCCaacactcaccctctcccctgccCCCTGCTGAACCCCAGTTCAATAGGGCCCCTGCCAGCCACCCCCAGAACTACTACAGGGAGCCACCCCCACCAGATCCCTGCCCACCCCCAGCTGCCTTGTATGAGCCCCAGTACAGCCGCCCTCCAAGCTATTACAGGGGACGCTACGACCCCTACCTTCCCCTGCCAGCACCTCACCATGCCAGGGGCTGGGGTGAGGAACACAGG GAGAATTACTACGAGCGCTACCCAGACCAGCCGCCTCCGAACCTGGACTACGGCTGCCCTCCTCAGCCTCCCTCCCCGCCACG GTACAACAGCCAGCGACCTTTCTAA